Proteins encoded within one genomic window of Candidatus Omnitrophota bacterium:
- a CDS encoding MBL fold metallo-hydrolase codes for MLYVSGFPVGMLQANCYILYDSDSGDAAVIDPGDEGERIIQTVENLNVQPRLLLNTHGHGDHIGANKRIKDAFSVPLAIHRDDASMLTDAVENLSARFDVTILSPPADLLLDDGSEIDFAGRKIRALHTPGHSPGGCCLHVENHLFTGDALFKMTIGRTDVPGGSHEQLMRGIFEKILTLPDDTILYPGHGPLSTVGEERRNNYYILSFAEYYYS; via the coding sequence ATGTTGTATGTTTCAGGTTTTCCCGTTGGTATGCTGCAAGCGAATTGTTATATTCTTTACGATTCGGATTCCGGCGACGCCGCCGTTATCGATCCGGGAGACGAAGGGGAAAGGATCATACAAACCGTCGAGAATCTCAACGTACAACCGAGGTTATTGCTCAACACGCACGGTCACGGGGATCACATCGGCGCCAACAAGCGAATCAAGGATGCCTTTTCCGTCCCTCTAGCGATTCATCGGGACGACGCCTCCATGCTGACGGACGCCGTAGAGAATCTATCCGCCAGATTCGACGTAACGATTCTTTCGCCTCCGGCGGATCTTCTGCTCGACGATGGAAGCGAGATCGATTTCGCGGGGAGGAAGATTCGCGCCTTGCATACGCCGGGCCACTCTCCAGGCGGCTGCTGCCTGCATGTGGAAAACCATCTCTTCACGGGAGACGCTCTTTTCAAAATGACCATCGGCCGCACCGATGTTCCAGGCGGCTCGCACGAACAACTGATGCGGGGCATCTTCGAGAAAATCCTCACGCTTCCCGACGATACGATTCTGTATCCCGGCCACGGGCCGCTTTCGACGGTGGGGGAGGAGAGGCGCAACAATTACTACATCCTGTCGTTTGCGGAATATTACTATTCGTAA